Proteins from one Acidihalobacter prosperus genomic window:
- a CDS encoding ATP phosphoribosyltransferase regulatory subunit: MKDPAYWLLPEGIEETLPPAAARLENVRRELLDLYRVWGYELVIPPLIEYLESLLTGAGRELDLETFKLTDQLNGRLMGVRADITPQVARIDAHRLRREGPTRLCYMARVLRTRPQGQGGTRSPLQVGAELYGHAGPDSDIEIIRLMLATLQVCGVGQIHLDLGHIDIFRCLIEAAGMDADAEAELFELLQRKAATEMAERLRAGGLNGLHRQRFLDLVGLNGGLEVLAEARSRYAGVDARIDAALDYLDQVADVIAREAPQVELCFDLGELRGYHYHSGLVYAAYVPGRGQELARGGRYDGIGKAFGRARPATGFSADLESLLEVGAREEPSQTGRIYAPAQGDEALSRRIRQLRDEGRIVVRALSGQEDDASAMGCDQMLVRHGDQWLLMEAY; encoded by the coding sequence ATGAAGGACCCCGCATACTGGCTGTTGCCGGAGGGCATCGAGGAAACACTGCCGCCGGCGGCGGCGCGGTTGGAGAACGTGCGCCGCGAGCTGCTCGATCTTTACCGCGTGTGGGGTTACGAGCTGGTGATCCCGCCGCTGATCGAATACCTCGAATCGCTGCTGACGGGCGCCGGCCGCGAACTCGACCTCGAAACCTTCAAGTTGACCGACCAGCTCAACGGTCGCCTGATGGGTGTGCGTGCAGACATCACGCCGCAGGTGGCGCGCATCGACGCGCACCGCCTGCGCCGCGAGGGGCCGACGCGCCTGTGTTATATGGCACGCGTCCTGCGTACGCGACCCCAGGGCCAGGGCGGTACGCGCAGTCCGCTGCAGGTGGGCGCCGAACTCTACGGACATGCCGGACCCGACAGCGACATTGAAATCATCCGCCTGATGCTCGCCACCCTGCAGGTTTGCGGGGTGGGGCAGATACACCTCGATCTGGGCCATATCGATATTTTCCGCTGCTTGATCGAGGCCGCGGGCATGGACGCAGATGCTGAGGCCGAACTGTTCGAGCTGCTGCAGCGCAAGGCCGCGACCGAAATGGCCGAGCGTCTGCGGGCCGGCGGGCTGAACGGCCTGCATCGCCAGCGTTTCCTGGATCTCGTCGGGCTCAATGGCGGCCTCGAGGTGTTGGCGGAGGCGCGTTCCCGTTATGCCGGCGTGGATGCGCGAATCGACGCGGCCCTCGACTATCTCGACCAAGTCGCCGATGTGATTGCGCGCGAGGCGCCGCAGGTCGAACTCTGCTTCGATCTGGGCGAACTGCGCGGATATCACTATCATTCCGGCCTGGTTTACGCCGCTTACGTGCCCGGGCGCGGACAGGAGCTGGCGCGAGGTGGGCGTTACGACGGTATCGGCAAGGCTTTCGGGCGTGCGCGCCCGGCCACCGGTTTCAGCGCCGACCTCGAAAGCCTGCTGGAGGTCGGTGCGCGCGAGGAGCCATCCCAGACGGGGCGGATCTATGCGCCCGCACAGGGCGATGAAGCCTTGAGCCGGCGAATTCGACAGCTGCGCGACGAAGGGCGCATCGTGGTGCGCGCGCTGAGTGGGCAGGAAGACGATGCGAGTGCCATGGGTTGCGACCAGATGCTGGTCCGACATGGCGATCAATGGCTGCTGATGGAAGCGTATTAA
- a CDS encoding adenylosuccinate synthase codes for MGKFVVVLGSQWGDEGKGKIVDLLTDEVAAVARFQGGHNAGHTLVIDGEKTVLHLIPSGILREGVECLIGNGVVLSPTALLEEMAMLGARDVPVAERLRISDAAQLILPYHVSLDLAREQARGSAAIGTTGRGIGPAYEDKVARRGLRVSDLFHRERLAAKLGEVLDYHNFVLKHYFKTDGLDFQRILDDCLAQAEIIRPLVIDVSKRLFELRDAGRNVLFEGAQGTLLDIDHGTYPFVTSSNTTAGGASTGTGVGPLALDYVLGITKAYTTRVGAGPFPTELMDEMGEHLARRGHEFGATTGRARRCGWFDAVALRRAIQINSISGLCITKLDVLDGLESLRVCVGYHCDGERYELPPSGAESLAVCQPIYEELPGWQSSTVGITRYDDLPQAAKIYLERIQSLAGIPVDLISTGPDREQNIVLRNPLDAD; via the coding sequence ATGGGCAAGTTCGTTGTTGTATTGGGCAGTCAGTGGGGCGACGAAGGCAAGGGCAAGATCGTCGATCTTCTGACCGATGAGGTGGCCGCCGTCGCGCGTTTCCAGGGTGGGCACAACGCCGGTCATACCCTGGTGATCGATGGCGAAAAGACCGTCCTCCACCTGATTCCTTCCGGTATCCTGCGTGAAGGCGTGGAATGCCTGATCGGCAATGGCGTGGTGCTGTCGCCAACCGCCCTGCTGGAGGAGATGGCCATGCTCGGCGCGCGCGACGTGCCAGTGGCCGAGCGCCTGAGGATTTCCGATGCGGCGCAGCTGATTCTGCCATATCACGTTTCCCTCGATCTGGCGCGCGAGCAGGCGCGCGGCAGTGCCGCCATCGGCACCACCGGCCGTGGCATCGGGCCGGCCTACGAAGACAAGGTCGCCCGACGCGGACTACGTGTCAGCGACCTGTTCCACCGCGAGCGGTTGGCGGCCAAGCTGGGCGAAGTGCTCGACTATCACAACTTTGTACTCAAGCACTATTTCAAGACCGATGGGCTGGATTTCCAGCGCATCCTCGACGACTGCCTGGCGCAGGCCGAAATCATCCGTCCGCTGGTGATCGATGTCTCCAAACGGCTGTTCGAGTTGCGTGATGCCGGGCGCAACGTGCTGTTCGAGGGCGCGCAGGGCACATTGCTGGACATCGATCACGGCACCTATCCCTTCGTGACCTCGTCCAATACCACCGCCGGTGGCGCGAGTACCGGCACGGGTGTCGGGCCGCTGGCGCTCGACTACGTGCTCGGCATCACCAAGGCCTACACTACCCGCGTCGGTGCAGGCCCGTTCCCGACCGAGCTGATGGATGAAATGGGCGAACATCTGGCTCGTCGCGGTCATGAATTTGGCGCCACCACCGGTCGTGCCCGCCGCTGTGGCTGGTTCGACGCGGTGGCGCTGCGCCGGGCCATCCAGATCAACAGCATCTCCGGACTTTGCATCACCAAGCTCGACGTCCTCGATGGCCTGGAATCGCTGCGGGTCTGCGTCGGCTACCACTGTGACGGCGAACGTTACGAACTGCCGCCGAGCGGTGCGGAATCGCTGGCCGTCTGCCAGCCGATCTACGAGGAACTCCCCGGCTGGCAAAGCTCCACCGTTGGCATTACGCGTTACGACGACCTGCCGCAGGCGGCCAAGATCTATCTCGAACGCATCCAGTCGCTGGCGGGCATTCCGGTGGATCTGATTTCCACCGGCCCCGACCGCGAGCAGAACATCGTGCTGCGCAATCCGCTCGACGCCGACTGA
- a CDS encoding sugar phosphorylase, giving the protein MALSSNVKERATELLGALYGCEGAKETLAGLERLLTEVLGSPSMKRPRPALSERDALLITYGNTFSAPGEAPLATLLRFLKQHVGDAISLVHLLPIFPYSSDDGFSVVNYREVNAELGGWQDVEQIAEHYGLALDLVLNHCSRSHLWFQDYIRGETPGRDYFVEADPADPRLALVTRPRNSPLMTPVEVRDQGSRWVWTTFSADQVDLNFANPAVLLEFAAILMDYIRRGARVVRLDAVAYLWKTLGTPCINLPETHAVVKCLRLLVDEAAPGTLLLTETNVPQTENLSYFGDGDEAHLIYQFSLAPLLLYALTLGRTAALQAWAVSLPPPPPGGGYVNFTASHDGVGLRPLEGLVSEADRDALLRRMRERGGYVSMRRLPDGRDAPYELNISYYSALAGDDGEAAQLSRFLLAQTVALSMQGVPALYVQSLIATESDLLGVERSGQTRAINRRRWDYGELSALLAREGSVQMRCLSEIVRRLKLRRAHPAFHPEAAQEILETEDGVFAVLRTPPPSPGSQAVPMLCLFNFTPETREADVTPLCDEDGRQSLVDVIGNRRIACPRGLMRLPAYAALWLKAV; this is encoded by the coding sequence ATGGCGCTGTCGAGCAATGTCAAAGAGCGGGCAACCGAGTTGCTGGGCGCACTATATGGGTGCGAGGGCGCCAAGGAGACGCTCGCCGGGCTGGAGCGCCTGCTGACGGAGGTGCTGGGCAGCCCCTCCATGAAACGTCCGCGTCCCGCTCTGTCGGAGCGCGACGCCCTGCTGATCACCTACGGCAACACCTTCAGCGCGCCCGGCGAGGCGCCTCTTGCGACCCTGCTGCGATTCCTGAAGCAGCATGTCGGCGATGCGATCAGCCTGGTGCACCTGCTGCCGATTTTCCCGTATAGCTCCGACGACGGATTTTCCGTGGTCAACTACCGCGAGGTGAATGCCGAGCTGGGCGGCTGGCAGGATGTGGAGCAAATCGCCGAGCACTACGGGCTGGCACTCGATCTCGTGCTCAACCACTGCTCGCGCAGCCACCTCTGGTTTCAGGACTACATCCGCGGCGAAACGCCGGGCCGCGACTATTTCGTCGAGGCCGACCCGGCCGACCCGCGCCTGGCGTTGGTCACGCGGCCGCGTAACAGCCCGTTGATGACGCCGGTCGAGGTGCGCGACCAGGGCTCGCGCTGGGTATGGACCACCTTCAGCGCCGATCAGGTCGACCTCAACTTCGCAAATCCCGCGGTGTTGCTGGAATTCGCCGCTATTCTCATGGACTACATCCGTCGCGGCGCGCGCGTGGTGCGCCTGGACGCGGTGGCCTACCTGTGGAAGACCCTGGGTACGCCCTGCATCAATCTGCCCGAGACGCACGCGGTGGTGAAGTGCCTGCGCCTGCTGGTGGACGAGGCCGCGCCCGGCACGCTGCTGCTGACCGAGACCAATGTGCCGCAGACGGAGAACCTGAGCTATTTCGGCGACGGCGACGAGGCCCATTTGATCTACCAGTTCAGCCTGGCGCCCCTGCTGCTGTACGCACTGACGCTCGGGCGCACCGCCGCGCTGCAGGCCTGGGCGGTTTCGCTGCCACCGCCTCCGCCCGGTGGCGGCTACGTAAATTTCACCGCCTCGCACGATGGTGTCGGGCTGCGTCCGCTGGAGGGGTTGGTGTCGGAGGCCGATCGCGACGCCCTGCTCAGGCGCATGCGCGAGCGTGGCGGCTATGTTTCCATGCGTCGCCTGCCGGATGGCCGCGACGCGCCCTATGAGCTCAATATCAGCTACTACTCGGCGCTGGCCGGCGACGACGGCGAAGCTGCGCAATTGTCGCGTTTTCTGCTGGCGCAGACCGTGGCCCTGTCGATGCAGGGCGTGCCGGCGCTCTACGTACAGTCGCTGATCGCCACCGAGAGCGATCTGCTTGGCGTCGAACGCAGCGGACAGACGCGCGCAATCAATCGCCGCCGCTGGGACTACGGCGAACTCAGCGCGCTGCTGGCGCGCGAAGGTTCGGTGCAGATGCGCTGCCTGAGCGAAATCGTGCGCCGGCTCAAGTTGCGACGCGCGCACCCGGCCTTCCATCCCGAGGCTGCGCAGGAGATTCTGGAAACCGAGGACGGCGTGTTCGCGGTGTTGCGCACGCCGCCGCCCTCGCCCGGCAGCCAGGCGGTGCCGATGCTGTGCCTGTTCAATTTCACGCCGGAGACGCGCGAGGCCGACGTGACGCCGCTGTGCGACGAGGATGGCAGGCAGAGCCTGGTGGACGTGATCGGCAATCGCCGCATCGCCTGCCCGCGTGGACTCATGCGCCTGCCGGCCTACGCGGCGCTTTGGCTCAAGGCGGTATAG
- a CDS encoding glycosyltransferase family protein — MADFHQGGTIATLHDLGTRSLGDLERTLCRFNEKRPLALLIPALYSELEGPALSNIVEHIAKIPYLSAVVIGLDQADEAQFHAAKAFFSRLPQPLHLLWNDGPRLRAIHDRLDADDLAPNQPGKGRNVWYCLGYIAATGLAEVVALHDADILTYDRMLPARLLYPIAAPDFGFRFCKGYYPRVADDRLGGRVSRLFFTPLIRSLAQILGPTSYLEFLDAFRYPLSGEFALHTDEIPRLRIPPDWGLEVGLLSEIYRNLNSRRVCQVDIAARYDHKHQPMSESDASSGLARMSREIAVSVFRKLATEGVVLAPETFRTLKAAYLRNALDLVQRYQADAALNGLDFNIHAEEAAVETFTRAVIEAGDTFLASPFEPPYIPSWSRVSSAHPDIPAALAQAVAEDNGFALP; from the coding sequence ATGGCGGACTTTCACCAGGGCGGCACCATCGCCACACTGCACGATCTCGGGACGCGCAGCCTCGGGGATCTGGAGCGCACCTTGTGCCGCTTCAACGAAAAACGGCCGCTGGCCTTGCTGATTCCCGCGCTGTATTCGGAGCTTGAGGGTCCGGCGCTGTCGAACATCGTCGAGCATATCGCCAAGATCCCCTATCTCTCGGCGGTGGTCATCGGCCTGGACCAGGCCGACGAAGCCCAGTTCCACGCCGCCAAGGCGTTTTTTTCCCGCCTGCCGCAGCCCTTGCATCTGCTGTGGAACGACGGACCGCGCCTGCGCGCCATTCACGACCGTCTCGATGCCGACGACCTCGCGCCCAATCAGCCGGGCAAGGGCCGCAACGTGTGGTACTGCCTCGGCTATATCGCGGCCACCGGTCTCGCCGAGGTGGTCGCGCTGCACGATGCCGACATCCTGACCTACGACCGCATGCTGCCCGCGCGCCTGCTGTATCCGATCGCGGCGCCCGATTTCGGCTTCCGTTTCTGCAAGGGCTATTATCCGCGCGTGGCCGACGATCGCCTCGGCGGACGCGTATCGCGGCTGTTCTTCACGCCGCTGATCCGCAGCCTGGCGCAGATTCTCGGCCCGACCAGCTATCTCGAATTCCTCGACGCCTTCCGTTATCCGCTGTCGGGCGAGTTCGCGCTGCACACGGACGAAATCCCTCGCCTGCGCATTCCGCCGGACTGGGGGCTGGAAGTGGGTCTGCTGTCGGAAATCTACCGCAACCTCAACAGCCGCAGGGTCTGTCAGGTCGACATCGCCGCGCGCTACGACCACAAGCATCAGCCGATGTCGGAAAGCGACGCCAGCAGCGGGCTGGCGCGCATGAGCCGCGAGATCGCGGTGTCCGTGTTCCGCAAGCTGGCGACCGAGGGCGTGGTGCTCGCGCCGGAGACGTTCCGCACGCTCAAGGCAGCCTATCTGCGCAACGCGCTGGATCTGGTGCAGCGCTACCAGGCCGATGCGGCCCTCAACGGCCTCGACTTCAACATTCACGCCGAGGAGGCCGCGGTCGAGACCTTCACCCGCGCCGTGATAGAGGCTGGCGATACCTTCCTCGCCAGCCCCTTCGAACCGCCCTACATCCCGAGCTGGAGCCGGGTGAGCAGCGCCCACCCGGATATTCCTGCAGCGCTGGCCCAGGCCGTGGCCGAGGACAACGGGTTCGCCCTGCCCTAG
- a CDS encoding HAD-IIB family hydrolase, giving the protein MLDQAERRLSLMTHRHTVIFTDLDHTLLDARGGLGKAAPFIRRLAARGIPVIPATSKTAAEVLNLWRRWSLHGPAVVENGAALCLPRRDRGGWRIHRLTSWRYASIRALLRGWRAPLDLPLEGFGDWSLETICRLTGLSPINALAARTRMASEPLRWEGPVDERLDERLHEAGLTALQGGRFLTVQPATIDKAWGAAVLLNHLRADGNWPRVIALGDAPNDRRLLEMADRAACLPGPRPLSDEVPCLRARNAGPAGWIEALTRLGVA; this is encoded by the coding sequence ATGCTGGACCAGGCCGAGCGACGATTGTCTCTGATGACTCACCGCCACACCGTAATCTTCACCGACCTCGACCACACCCTGCTCGACGCCCGCGGCGGGCTGGGCAAGGCCGCGCCGTTCATCCGCCGCCTGGCGGCCCGCGGCATCCCGGTCATCCCTGCCACCAGCAAGACGGCGGCCGAGGTGTTGAATCTCTGGCGGCGCTGGAGCCTGCACGGACCCGCCGTGGTCGAGAATGGCGCCGCGCTGTGCCTGCCGCGACGCGATCGCGGCGGCTGGCGCATTCACCGGCTCACGTCCTGGCGGTACGCCAGCATCCGCGCCCTGCTGCGCGGGTGGCGCGCACCCCTGGACCTGCCGCTGGAGGGCTTCGGTGACTGGTCGCTGGAAACCATCTGTCGCCTGACCGGGCTATCGCCGATCAATGCGCTGGCCGCGCGCACGCGCATGGCCTCGGAACCCCTGCGCTGGGAGGGCCCGGTCGACGAACGCCTGGACGAGCGCCTCCACGAAGCGGGCCTGACCGCGTTACAGGGTGGCCGTTTTCTCACCGTGCAGCCGGCCACGATCGACAAGGCCTGGGGCGCCGCCGTACTCTTGAATCACCTGCGCGCCGACGGCAACTGGCCGCGCGTGATTGCCTTGGGCGATGCGCCCAACGACCGCCGTCTGCTCGAAATGGCGGATCGAGCGGCCTGCCTGCCCGGCCCCAGGCCGCTGTCCGACGAGGTACCCTGTCTACGCGCCCGCAACGCCGGACCCGCCGGCTGGATCGAGGCGCTCACACGTTTGGGAGTGGCGTGA
- a CDS encoding GNAT family N-acetyltransferase codes for MTEIRPGKLTDYPQLVAYDEFIGDRRQDFQAGGITVADQDGQIAVAYMHIESAAFLGWPLLARIRVHPEHRRCGLGLRLVEAAMHDARHPRLYATSEQSNIPMQTLLGRAGARP; via the coding sequence ATGACTGAAATACGCCCCGGAAAACTGACCGATTACCCGCAGCTCGTCGCATACGACGAGTTCATCGGCGACCGCCGCCAGGATTTTCAGGCCGGCGGGATCACGGTCGCCGACCAGGACGGGCAAATAGCCGTGGCCTACATGCATATCGAGAGCGCTGCCTTTCTCGGTTGGCCGCTGCTGGCTCGGATCCGCGTGCATCCGGAGCATCGCCGATGCGGTCTCGGCCTTCGCCTGGTCGAGGCCGCAATGCACGATGCGCGGCACCCTCGGCTATACGCAACGAGCGAACAGTCCAACATCCCCATGCAGACATTACTCGGCCGTGCGGGCGCACGGCCATAG
- a CDS encoding S10 family serine carboxypeptidase-like protein, whose protein sequence is MTDTDQTKTENPHKGALQHQRFELADGSLDVNVVADWLEIYDQDEPKARMFHTAYLAQNADAERPVIFCMNGGPGASSLFLHFACAGPKSLSRTDEGKLDLASRTLADNPESWLNFADLVFIDPVGTGFSHLIKPKKKDDEDKSEKKAEDDKNPYWATKKDLDSIGQFMRRFLRQHKLWQRPLYYAGESYGGYRACRLAKLLNKEYGLGMAGIISISPIWQFSDVLDSDYSAGQWVNQLPTYAAIAHRHGIGRHFDQEAAMDEVLAESERFSVSEFAQMLVSGSLMPAEQREAVLGKTADLIGLDADFVKRSSGRIRISDYARLARKNHDEITDLYDGSLYSLDPFPHRTNNEHAISESLFIDSHLFQNALHQWYFEVLGVETPLEYTVLSEEAFKHWKNDEKKYDLFEMTSAVDDFRAGMAANTQQRALIVHGRFDTVTPYFASKRLLLQSNLDASVAARISEKLYDGGHMFYSWPEVKNRFSDDIKAFVLGA, encoded by the coding sequence ATGACCGACACGGATCAGACGAAAACGGAAAACCCGCATAAAGGCGCACTGCAACACCAGCGATTCGAACTGGCGGATGGCTCACTCGACGTGAACGTGGTCGCCGACTGGCTGGAGATTTACGATCAGGACGAGCCGAAGGCACGGATGTTCCATACCGCCTATCTGGCACAGAACGCCGACGCCGAACGGCCGGTCATCTTCTGCATGAACGGCGGCCCCGGCGCTTCCTCGCTGTTCCTGCATTTTGCCTGCGCCGGGCCCAAAAGCCTGTCACGCACGGACGAGGGCAAACTCGATCTCGCCAGCCGGACGCTGGCCGACAACCCCGAGTCCTGGCTTAATTTCGCCGATCTCGTGTTCATCGACCCGGTCGGCACCGGTTTCAGTCATCTGATCAAGCCCAAGAAAAAGGACGACGAAGACAAATCGGAAAAGAAGGCGGAAGACGATAAAAACCCCTACTGGGCGACGAAAAAGGACCTGGATTCCATCGGACAGTTCATGCGTCGCTTCCTGCGCCAGCACAAGCTCTGGCAGCGCCCCCTGTACTACGCCGGCGAGAGTTATGGCGGTTATCGCGCCTGTCGACTGGCAAAGCTGCTGAACAAGGAATACGGGCTGGGCATGGCCGGCATCATCAGCATTTCGCCGATCTGGCAATTCAGCGACGTTCTGGATTCCGACTACAGCGCCGGCCAGTGGGTCAATCAGCTGCCGACGTATGCCGCGATCGCGCATCGCCACGGCATCGGCCGCCATTTCGATCAGGAAGCCGCGATGGACGAGGTACTCGCGGAAAGCGAACGCTTCAGCGTCAGCGAATTCGCGCAAATGCTGGTCTCCGGAAGCCTCATGCCCGCCGAGCAGCGCGAAGCGGTGTTGGGCAAGACGGCGGACCTGATCGGCCTGGACGCCGATTTCGTCAAACGCTCGAGCGGCCGGATAAGAATCAGCGACTACGCCCGCTTGGCGCGCAAGAACCATGATGAAATCACCGATCTGTACGACGGCAGCCTCTACTCGCTCGACCCCTTCCCGCACCGGACCAATAACGAGCATGCCATCAGCGAGTCGCTGTTCATCGATAGCCACCTGTTCCAGAACGCACTCCATCAATGGTATTTCGAGGTGCTCGGGGTCGAAACGCCGCTGGAATACACGGTGCTCAGCGAAGAAGCATTCAAGCACTGGAAAAACGACGAGAAGAAATACGACCTGTTCGAGATGACTTCCGCGGTCGACGATTTTCGTGCCGGCATGGCCGCCAACACGCAGCAGCGTGCGCTGATCGTGCACGGCCGATTCGACACGGTCACGCCGTATTTCGCCAGCAAACGCCTGCTGCTCCAGTCGAACCTGGACGCGTCTGTCGCAGCGCGCATCAGCGAGAAACTCTACGACGGAGGCCACATGTTCTACTCCTGGCCCGAAGTCAAAAACCGTTTCTCGGATGACATCAAGGCGTTCGTATTGGGCGCTTAG
- a CDS encoding cytochrome c oxidase subunit 3: MNTYQDTSDMWQYEDHPHDAIGTRTLGFWLYMMSDLMIFAGLFATFGIYADGMHYAGAFTAGQVIHPGPALWSTAFIFASVLAYGYAMVSLKKANRSGVLLGIAMAFVLGIAFLGMEWHEFSDLYAMGAIPEKSGFLSDYWVIVLVHAVHVAFGLLWLAAMFIQVALEGFTEDVVYRLLNLKIFWLFQAVIWVCVFTLVYLMGSTSLAAI, encoded by the coding sequence ATGAATACATACCAAGACACCAGCGACATGTGGCAATACGAGGATCACCCACACGATGCCATTGGCACGCGAACACTCGGCTTCTGGTTGTACATGATGAGCGACCTGATGATCTTTGCCGGATTGTTCGCCACCTTCGGCATCTACGCCGACGGGATGCACTATGCAGGAGCCTTTACTGCAGGTCAGGTCATCCATCCGGGCCCCGCCCTGTGGTCGACGGCATTCATCTTTGCCAGCGTTCTCGCCTATGGATATGCCATGGTCTCTCTCAAGAAGGCCAATCGCAGTGGCGTACTCCTCGGCATTGCCATGGCATTCGTCCTGGGCATCGCTTTCCTGGGCATGGAATGGCACGAATTCAGCGATCTATACGCGATGGGTGCAATTCCCGAAAAGAGCGGCTTCCTGTCCGATTACTGGGTCATCGTGCTGGTTCACGCCGTGCACGTTGCCTTTGGCCTGCTCTGGTTGGCAGCCATGTTCATTCAGGTGGCGCTTGAGGGATTCACTGAGGACGTGGTGTATCGCTTGCTCAACCTCAAAATATTCTGGCTGTTTCAGGCCGTGATCTGGGTCTGCGTATTCACCCTCGTCTACCTCATGGGTTCGACCTCATTGGCTGCCATCTGA
- a CDS encoding cbb3-type cytochrome c oxidase subunit I, with the protein MPVHLQGPWNELFGRLGLLLIPHYNNPVIFFAFMLVTVGGTAVLTTLTILGRWGWLWRDWLTTVDHKKIGIMYVLIGLIMLFRGFFDALMIRSQQALAVGPNSPGVLGALHGYLPPFHLDQVWTAHGMIMILLAVTPILIGMMNLIVPLQIGARDMAYPYLNALGLWLTAVSAALVMIALFVGDFSHAGWVGLAPLTELAYSPGVGVDYWLWSIQIGSIGTTLGSINIIATIIKMRAPGMKWFRLPIFTWTSMATSIIGLTSFPVLGVALSLLTFDRYLGTHFFTAGLGGDLMMYTNLFWIWGHPEVYFVVLPAFGFLSEIIPTFSRKPLFGYTTMVLASFSIAGVSWLVWLHHFFTMGASPKVLAFYSITTMLVGIPTGVKVFNWVFTMYRGRIRMEAPMLWAVTSVFLLIIGGMTGMMLSIPAINYIVHNSVFVVAHFHNMFMVITYAAFGAIVFWWPKVFGFKLDERLGRMFFWLFSTGTALVFLPMYTLGLMGMTRRLDYISHPSWWPLLLIELCGIGFYLVSVFVFLGMIYVSYRDRASNAVTADDAWGTSRSLEWLTHTPVPFYNFAVTPIVHALDEVAWRREQGTLDRQPERYTDIHMPNNTGMPIIISGFTLICGFSMVWRIYLLALVSFIAIIALVLIRSFTKHPGYVITAEEIGELERTSRPHRQTEEIENPVSMGTGGGSMPNHGAPAARHPDY; encoded by the coding sequence ATGCCTGTTCATCTACAAGGTCCATGGAATGAACTGTTCGGCCGCCTTGGCCTGCTGCTGATCCCGCACTACAACAACCCCGTCATATTTTTCGCCTTCATGCTGGTCACAGTCGGGGGCACAGCCGTCCTCACGACGCTAACGATTCTTGGCCGCTGGGGCTGGCTGTGGCGCGACTGGTTGACCACGGTAGACCACAAGAAAATCGGCATCATGTATGTGCTGATCGGCCTGATCATGCTGTTCCGTGGTTTTTTCGACGCGCTCATGATCCGTTCTCAACAAGCCTTAGCCGTTGGACCAAATTCCCCTGGCGTGCTCGGCGCCTTGCACGGATATCTCCCACCTTTCCACCTTGATCAGGTTTGGACCGCGCACGGAATGATCATGATCTTGTTGGCGGTCACACCGATTCTTATCGGCATGATGAACTTGATCGTGCCGCTGCAGATAGGCGCGCGCGACATGGCTTATCCGTATTTAAATGCTCTCGGACTTTGGTTGACCGCCGTGTCGGCCGCATTGGTCATGATCGCGCTGTTCGTCGGCGATTTCTCGCACGCCGGCTGGGTCGGCCTCGCACCTCTTACCGAACTTGCATACAGCCCAGGAGTGGGCGTGGATTACTGGCTATGGTCGATACAGATCGGCAGCATCGGCACGACGCTGGGCTCAATCAACATCATCGCCACGATCATCAAGATGCGCGCCCCAGGTATGAAATGGTTTCGACTGCCGATATTCACCTGGACTTCGATGGCCACCAGCATCATCGGGCTGACCTCGTTCCCGGTACTTGGCGTTGCACTCAGCCTTTTGACCTTCGATCGCTACCTTGGCACGCACTTCTTCACCGCTGGCCTTGGCGGTGATCTCATGATGTACACCAACCTGTTCTGGATCTGGGGTCACCCGGAAGTGTACTTCGTCGTACTGCCGGCTTTCGGATTTCTGTCTGAAATCATTCCAACCTTTTCTCGCAAACCGTTGTTTGGCTACACCACCATGGTACTGGCTTCATTCAGTATCGCCGGTGTGTCCTGGCTGGTCTGGCTGCACCATTTCTTCACCATGGGCGCCAGCCCAAAGGTACTGGCCTTCTACAGCATCACCACCATGCTGGTCGGCATTCCGACAGGCGTGAAGGTGTTCAACTGGGTATTCACGATGTATCGAGGCCGCATCCGGATGGAGGCACCGATGCTATGGGCGGTGACATCGGTCTTTCTGCTCATCATCGGCGGAATGACGGGCATGATGCTATCCATTCCGGCGATCAACTACATCGTGCACAACAGTGTTTTTGTGGTTGCCCACTTTCACAACATGTTCATGGTGATTACCTACGCCGCTTTCGGCGCGATCGTCTTTTGGTGGCCCAAGGTGTTCGGCTTCAAGCTCGATGAACGCCTTGGACGCATGTTCTTCTGGTTATTCTCGACCGGCACCGCCCTGGTTTTCCTGCCGATGTATACGCTCGGCCTCATGGGCATGACGCGTCGTCTCGACTACATCTCCCACCCTTCGTGGTGGCCCCTGCTGCTGATCGAACTGTGCGGCATCGGCTTCTATCTGGTTTCGGTATTCGTGTTTCTAGGCATGATCTACGTCAGTTACCGTGACCGCGCCAGCAATGCCGTCACGGCCGATGATGCCTGGGGTACTTCGCGGAGCCTTGAGTGGCTGACCCATACGCCGGTTCCGTTCTACAACTTCGCCGTGACTCCGATCGTGCATGCACTGGATGAGGTCGCCTGGCGACGCGAACAGGGTACTCTTGATCGGCAGCCCGAACGCTACACAGACATACACATGCCGAACAACACTGGCATGCCGATCATCATCAGCGGTTTCACCCTGATCTGCGGTTTCTCCATGGTATGGCGCATTTACTTGCTGGCCCTGGTCAGCTTCATTGCGATCATCGCACTGGTGCTGATTCGCTCCTTCACCAAGCACCCCGGGTATGTCATCACGGCCGAGGAAATCGGGGAACTGGAACGCACATCGCGGCCGCATCGCCAAACCGAAGAAATCGAGAACCCCGTTTCTATGGGAACCGGCGGCGGATCCATGCCCAACCATGGCGCTCCCGCGGCCAGACATCCGGATTATTGA